A single genomic interval of Electrophorus electricus isolate fEleEle1 chromosome 4, fEleEle1.pri, whole genome shotgun sequence harbors:
- the c4h11orf58 gene encoding small acidic protein: MSSSDERCQGTKRPASPSESGSTQWESADLGTDERKQKFLRLMGAGKKEHTGRLVIGDHKSTSKFRTGAEDQKINSELEHQYQQGLDGKLSGRNRRHCGLGFSEPDPQSESQSTVEFERPGSPDKNSEKTHEQQQEQEKSHSANTEVEKEEQSDTHSKEDKKKTLKMSFVKAS, encoded by the exons ATGAGTTCTTCAGATGAACGGTGTCAGGGGACAAAACGACCGGCATCTCCAAGTGAA TCAGGATCCACACAATGGGAATCAGCAGATTTAGGGACGGACGAAAGGAAACAGAAGTTTTTGAGGCTTATGGGAGCCGGAAAG AAAGAGCACACTGGGCGTCTTGTTATTGGAGACCACAAATCAACATCCAAGTTTCGCACTG GTGCAGAAGATCAGAAAATAAACTCTGAGCTAGAGCACCAGTACCAGCAAGGTTTAGATGGAAAGCTCTCTGGCCGGAACAGAAGACACTGTGGCTTGGGATTCAGTGAG CCTGATCCCCAATCTGAGAGTCAGAGCACTGTTGAGTTTGAAAGGCCAGGAAGCCCAGACAAGAACTCTGAGAAGACACATGAGCAACAGCAGGAGCAAGAAAAGTCACATTCAGCCAATACAGAGGTTGAAAAAGAGGAacagtctgacacacactcaaaggAGGACAagaaaaagactttaaaaatgtcatttgtcaAGGCATCATAA